Within Pangasianodon hypophthalmus isolate fPanHyp1 chromosome 11, fPanHyp1.pri, whole genome shotgun sequence, the genomic segment TGTACATGGGGTCCTGGAATAATTTCCTATTTTATCCCctgtgattttgttttcatcCGGATCGGccacatctgtttttttctccatcctCCTCTAAAAAAAATCGCAGGCCGAATTACCTGCTGCTTTTCACCAAACTCAAACTCAGTGCTCTTCTGATAATTTTAGTCTCGCCTGGATACACACGTCCGTGATTGTTGGGCAAAATTGTTGGATCACGTTGGACAAAATGATGTTTGACTGCTGCTGCTTGCTGTATTTAGTCTCGTAGCACGAGTATCACTAaacttctgctgttatagcccatcctcctcaagATTcggcatgctgagatgcttttctgcttaccgcGGATGTAACGAGTGCCTATCTGAGTGCTTATGtgaaccagtctggctgttTTCCCATGACCTCTTGTCTCATGAATAAGgtgtttccacacacagaactggatgtttttttgttttgtttgtttctcattCCATTCTGCATGAACTCTagagacttgtgtgtgtgtgtgtgtgtgtgtgtttatgggtgaaaatcccaggagatcagcagtgcCCATCCGGCACCAACAAAAATGCCACGGGCAAAGTCACTAAGGTCACatttttgatgtgaatattaactgaagctctttcaTGCATTCGTGTTAATTTTGTAACAGTTGTATAAAGTGTGCTTGTACACTCTGGTCCTGGTTTCATCTAAATGCAAACAATTCTGCAGATATTTGTggtaaaagtgtgttttttttcctctctgcttgctttctttttagGAATGCAAATGCCACCTctgcatatttaattatttagttggttggttagtttttatgtgtctgtcttttttatttttgcttctaAATTGGTATCtggctttgtggtaacagtCCCATCTAACAAAATTCCAATTGAACATCGCAAGCATCACAATCTGAACAgcttgtaagaaaaaaaaatcagtttaagaACCAACGGAAAGAACGTAGGCCGATATGATCTGAAACAGGATCTCACATTTGGACCCTGAGAATAATTTACAGGTTTTGGTATAATGCACTGATACATTTCACAATCCCTCCTACAGCCGTTATTCTTCCCAGCTGCACAGTGAGCTCAAACAGAGCACAAGTTATAAACCGGAGGAACGGCGCAAACTCCTTCAACACGACTCAAACTTCCACTCTGAACGTGAGGGCTGGCAGCGTCCATCAGCGTCTCTCGTCCTGCCTTCACTTcacgttttgttttgttcagggCTAAATGTCGCTCTGTAGaaccacacacagagaaagtttGCACTCTGCAGTTTGACTTTGACTCATATTGCTGTAGACAGCTGCTATACTTGCCAGTTTTATTTTTGGGGGAAACCTATGATTTTGGGTTTTCTCTGTGCTAAAATTAATTCGGTTGTGATGTGGGAACAGTATAGGATAAATTCGACATGACAGAGTACACaaccactttatttttttaaacacgtaAAACCCTTGAAGTGATCTGAGAGCAGTGTGGTTCATAGCATTGCTATTCTTTACTCATCCTGCAGCATGACAGTGATTCACTCTTAAGTTGTGGCTTAAAGCTTCCTATAATTATGACTCTTTATTAACGTAACTCATAATGTAAAGCTTGTCATTAGATATGACAGTAACAGATCATTCAGTGGCATTGCCATGCTCATGCTGACCTCAGTGTTTGTGTCCATTTTTGCAGAAGCTCTTTTCTCTCGGAGCTGGAGACCGACAGCTGATTCAGACTCCACTAAATGACGACCTGCCTGTTACCAATAAAAGCATCGCTCTCCTCTTCCAGCAGCTAGGTGGGTCTTACTCACTCACAAGTCCATTATTCTACATCTGTTTCCTCTATTTATTCATCAGATGTTTCATCTTAACCAAATCAGATTTGTTACTTACtgtttaacatttcatttataatcaTGACTAtgtattgtattaaaaatgcTTGATGAAATTGATGCATTGATTAATTAAACGctgcaaaaaatgatatattagtgagtgaagatatcttgaataaaggataagatatttaatatttctgacTAGCAGCTCACTGGACCTGACTAGCAGCTCACTGGACCTGATGAGCAGCTCACGAGACTTGACTACTAGCTTGACTACTAGCAGCTCACTGGACCTGACGAGCAGCTCACTGGACCTGACTAGCAGTTCACTGGACCTGATGAGTAGCTCACAAGTCTTGACTACTAGCTTGACTACTAGCAGCTCACTAGACCTGACAAGCAGCTCACTGGACCTGAATAGCAGCTCATTGGACCTGTCTAGCAGCTCACTAGACCTGACTAGCAGCTCACTAGACTTGACTACTAGCTTGACTACTAGCAGCTCACTAGACCTGACTAGCAGCTCACTAGACCTGACGAGCAGCTCACTGGAATTGACTAGCGGCTCACTAGACTTGACTACTAGCTTGACTACTAGCAGCTCACTAGACCTGACTAGCAGCTCACTAGACCTGACTTGCAGCTCACTGGACCTTACTACTAGATTGACTACTAGCAGCTCACTAGACCTGACTAGCAGCTCGCTAGACCTGACTAGCAGCTCATTGGACCTGACTAGCAGCTCACTAGACTTGACTAGCAGCTCACTGGACTTGACTTGCAGCTCACTGGACTTGACTAGCAGCTCACTGGACCTGACTTGCAGCTCACTAGACTTGACTACTAGCTTGACTACTAGCAGCTCACTAGACCTGACTAGCAGCTCATTAGATTTGACTAGCAGCTCACTGGACCTGACTAGCAGCTCAGGTCTAGCAGCTCACTAGACTTGACTAGTAGCTCACCTGAATTGACTACTAGCGTGACTACTAGCAGCTCACTAGACTTGAATATTAATTCACTGGATTAATCATTATAGGATTTGACTAGTAGTTTATTAGACTTGACTAGCAGTTTGTTCGACTTGACTAACAGTTCATTGGTCCTGACTAACAGCTCATTGGACTTAATTAGCAGTTTACTGGAGTTGACTAACAGTTCCTTAGATGTGACTAGCATTTAATTGGATTTGTCGATTCACTGGAATTGATAAGCAGCTCATTGGGCAtgattagcattaaaaaaaaatctttggggttaacatttacagaaataggATTGGTATGAGGTAGTCGTTAGCTGTTTGAGTTTAAGGAGCCCATGTTGTTGTTTCTGGTGGTTGCtttgcttctgtgtgtgttctataGAGTACACAGACCATAAATCTTTTTTAAGGTGATGATTGAGAAGAGTAAACTCATGTCCTCTTGGTGTCCTCACGAGGATATTGTGCAATAATCCTATAAGTGCACAGTTTTACAACGTCTGCTCTGACATGTGGTTGTGCAATGTTTTCAAgcacattttgtacattttgtacattttgttataCATGAGGAAAAGTCAAAGGAAACATCAAACAATTTCAAGGAGTGGAAATAATTCTCCCGTCTCATGAAATGAAAGTGCTGAAAGTGCAGTATGGCCTGAAAACGATAGGTAGTGACCTCCTTTGGAATGCTCTAATAGTTAGCATGCGTAGATTTGGAGACATTCATAAACGTTTATCAGCGATGCACTTATCTGGACATTATTAAAAGGCAGAGAGCTTGTGTGACAGACAAATTATCCGCACCTTGACTCTCTCCTGAGCCTGGCTTACGTCAAACGCACGTGTTTCACGTTCACCGAACTTGAGACAACAGCCGTGATTAGCCTCATATGTGTAACATCTAAATGTGAATTCTAGAATATTCAGCAAGCACTTCATGCTCTGCCACACGTCAAGTGTGTTTGCGTGCTCCGCTAAAGCCAAGACATCGTTGTGCTGAAATGCAGCGAGGCTTTCTCTTTGTCACGCGACATTTCATAGGTGAATGAGTTTGAaaccaacaccaacaacaaacaCGCACTCTGAAAAATGTATCTTCCCGCTTGAACTTGAAAAACCTTTAGGAACACTTGAAAACAGGATTCACTGGAAGTGATGACTTGGTCGCTGTTCATTTTGGCACAGATCGACTTGAACTGTTGAACTTTTATTCATCTGAACTATACGATATCAACATACCGAGAATATTTACGGATTGATGAGATTAATAATGTGCTCTCAAAGCGAATGATTTACTGAAATCCACTAAACATTAGGAGcaaagtgctgtttttttctgcttcttctttttttttttttttttcttccatgccACATAGCCCTTTCTCTGTGAACCATGCAGCATGCTCCAGCTTCCCCATCTGACACACACCAGCGTGAGAATAGCATAGTCTCCAGAGACCACTGACTCGCTTAATAGTTTGTGAAAAGCCTGAATTAAGATTGATGTTTGTGGCTGCCTGAAACAAACCACAGAGCCTGGAAGCTCGTCAAGTTGGTCATtaccttttatttttgtttatcatGCGGTTCTAGAGCGTGCTAAAACAGCTGAGAAAGTTGGAGCACAAGTGGGAGGTAACTAAGGGAAAAAATCCTTCAAGGAGCTACTGATGCCATTCATTACATTCAAAAAATGCAAGTTCATTTTCcagtaaagtgttttattacttgtttACCACAGAAGTTTAACAACGAAtacaaatatatgtttattaacgaacacatcatactttttatccatttatctcttacgttatagcagctgtaaacagtcgttcccacaccagcctctcttttttctcttttgtgttaATAAGATTCAAAAAATTGCAGATTGTTGTGTTACTGGAAAACTTTGTTACGGctttgttacagctttactgtcAGCTACAGCTTTAATTGTAAGATTCGGTGACTTCTTCTCACTTCTTTGCTATTATTGTTTCGCTGTGACTGCGATGTTTTTCTCCTTccataaccaatcagagcatCGTGAGGTAAACTACCAGAGGTCCGAATCCCAAATCCCATGACTCGTCTCCGAATCGGTCCCAAGTCAAACTTCGAGAACGTGGTCCAGCCTCGTCTTGTTCTGCAGGAAGCGCAGACCTGGCGGAACAGGAAGTAGTTCGTGTGCAGTGTGCCCTCGGCTTGTTGTCTGCCGGCCTGCATTTATTTGGGGTCGGAAATGGACCCCTGTTTCCAGCTGATAAGTAAATACCTCAAGGTCGGGGAGACAGAGGACAATGTGTGTGGCTGGATATCTCTCAGATTATGAAACCTGTTGTCTTCTGTTTAGCTGATGCAATGAAGCATTTATTCCGCCAGAGGCCAAGGACACCAGCTGGGGATGTAAACATGGTGGAGTTGAAGGCAGatataaatctgaaatattacatTCTTCCTTGAGAACTCATTATTTTGCTTCATGGCTATTTGTGAACGGTAATAAAGTTTTCTGGAAGGTGTGCATCCCAGGAAGTCAGTTGTTGTAACAGTGACAAAAAAGTGCCTGTTCATTTCCCAAGCTCTTCATCCTTCATGTTTGTCATTTGTAGCTCAGCTCCTGCTCGTGTTCATATCATGTTCCTGTTTGTTAGTGACTGTTAGACTTTGACACATAGCTGCACCGCTGACCCTGGGCCATTCTTGCGGATGCCTCTGTCACTGTTTGGCCCTCTCGATCTTTCCCCAACCTGTGATTAATGATCTCCTTGGTATGTTGATAACAAACAATAACAGGAACTGTAAACCATTTCTCTCCTCCTGACTGTCGATTTGCTATGtccttttatttatattgtttacaAGATGCATAAAGCCTGCTATCCTGTGAACATATTGTGATTATACGGCTGACTATGAAGCGATGATTTATGTGGAACGTGAGCTGCTATGATTGCTTTCAGTATAGCGTGAAATTATTCTGCGTTCCAGGACCCTTGTGTCACGCCCGGGTTGACTTGCCTGGTTCACATTATGCCGGACATTTGGTCTTTGTTTTGGCCATGTTTGTGACTGCCTCATGGGttagaaatgaaataatcaGCATTTTTACTAGACTTTAGCATAACGCCATTCGTGACTCTCGTCTCGAAAACAACACTTTATTTTTAGAAGGATTTTGTAATTCATAGCAGAGTGTTCGGTCAATAGGCGTATCCTAAGAGAATGCATATTAATGGGATTTTTATGTTGTTGATTTCATTTCAGGCATCCAGAATGTTCTGAGTCTTTTTTGTGCAGTTCTGACAGAACACAAGGTTCTGTTCCACTCCAGCAGCTACCAGAGACTCGGGGAGGCCTGTCGAGCTTTAGAAGCCCTGATGTTTCCTCTCAAATACAGGtgtgtaaagaaaagaaaataggaCACAATTCCACAGAAAGAAACACATAATCTCTCTGcatcctttttttattaaaactaaatCTCACAGTCTGTGTCTGTTTCGCTTCGCATAATAGCATCCTGAAAGTATGATTGTAGGGCAGTAACATTAATTCCTAAGTTGTGGATAAAGGAACTGAATGGAAATTTCCAGAATATTTCCAGTGGGAATGTTATCACATGCTACTGTGCCATGTGctcattttagcttttttttttccaagaattAGAAAATTAGAACAGTTTCCTTGCTCAGGTGACACCTTGTGACTTTTGCATCTGACTGAGTAAAtgactcattttattttaccaTCCCCCTTTGTTACTGAATACATTTGAGGACAAAAAGTTCAGACATTTAGTGTAGGTTAGGTGTCACAAATGtaccttcattatcacaagtaacaaaaatgatgtaaaatattaatagtaggaaaaaaatcactgtttgtttttttgtttttgttttattttattattaatcatattttattgtagttttttatttatttgtttattttgatgatttaggtatttattttttgataaaaTATTTGTTCCACTCTTTGTGtcttttagtgaaaaaaaaaaacactaatttgttttctttttccaaattttcttttctgtctttgagtgacacacaaaaaaaaaaacgctagttagttttttgtcatttctttttttcgttttaaagagtttttcccaattattttgttttttcttatttaatttaatttatttttgttttttctggtAAATCTTTTTTCTCCCACTCTTGGTTGTGTCTTTGCTTTTCACTCCATTTagttttcttttgtcataatggTCTCTAGTGCTGTGGAAGgtcaaaatgtattattattattattattattattattatatcctAATATGGTTTCAGTAGGAAAGCTTCATTAAATGGACTCAGATTTCTCTTCCATCACCTGATAACCCACCCAGAAACCCGGGGTGGTACAAACATTTGCACTTCATCCAGTGTTCGTCCAGCATTAACTCACAAATCAGAATTGAAACATGTATAAAGGTGGACTGTGCTGTGATGCAGTGCAATCCAAATGTAGATGCTACAGTAGCTTTGTGAGAATAATCTACTATAAGATGTTTGTTGTTGACCTCCAGCAGCGGTAATCCCCTGCCTCTCTGATTTTTGCACTGCAGCTACCCGTACATTCCCATCCTCCCGTCTGGGCTTCTGGAGGTCCTCAGCTCACCCACGCCCTTTATCATCGGGGTGCACTCCATGTTCCAGAGTGAAATTCAGGATCTGGTGAGTTCGGGGTATTATACtgttataatatattttgatcAACGTTCATGTCCCTAACGTGTTTGTCGTGGGGCAATCACAGCTGGACGTGATCACTGCTGACCTGGACGGAGGAACGATAAAAGTCCCAGAGTGTATCCATCTGTCTCAGCTCCCCGAGCCTCtcttacacactacacacagctcGCTATCTATGGTGAGTCCCCCTTACACACTGTAGCTTCTCACCCATATACACTCAACGCTGATTTGGCATTCACATGAAAACTTCTGTATTGACTGACTCAGCGCTCATCACTTCTAATCACTCCTTTGCAGCTAAAGCAATAAACTCATATTTCTTCACTCTGACTGCTTCCAGGTTTTGCACCCAGATCTGGAGATAGCTGATAACGCCTTCCCTCCTCCGCGCTCCGCTCCGTCCAACCTCAAACTGCTGGTAAGTGTTTCACTAATAACCCCCCAGCCTGCCCTCCTGACCTCTGAGGTTGCTTTTTAATGCAACATCGTTGAAAAGGATTCAACTTCAAGATGAATATCTGGTTTGATATGCTGGTTGCAGAAGATGGTGTTATCAGTTATCTGCTCTCCAGGGGGGCTGAAAAAATGTTTCAGCGAGTTAGGAGGTGATTTAAGAGTTTAGCCTCTTTCATTAATGGCTCTATTTTTGAACGTTTGTTAATGTCTCTGACTCATGACAGTtaactttctctcttttgctctctctgtctctgactggCAGGATAAGGAGGTGAGAGCGGTCTTCCTGCGCTTGTTTGCACAACTGTTTCAGGGCTACAGGTCCTGTCTGCAGCTCATTCGCATCCACTCCGAACCCGTGATTCACTTTCACAAGGTGAGAGACGGCGCGCCAGGCCAAAGCACTCTGACATTAACCTCTGCCTATGGGGAGGGTTTATGAGGGTCCACCAGTGAATAATTACTGTAACCGTCCTAGTCCTCTTCAAACCGGTCTAGACTCGCGCTTGCTGGCGTGTAATGCATTTCGTATGTTTTGTTCACAAAATTCTTTTCCGCCTACAGCACACAATTATTTGGTGGATTTTGAAGTAATCAGTCTAAATCAGCCACTAAGAAAACAGAAATTGCTTTATTGCTTGACGATGATGATTATCCCCCTCCAAGCGCCCCGCTATGAGCACttgctgcttttaaaacatcattttcatttcacttttagTCACCTGACCTCTGAAATATTTAGCTAGCTGTCTCTTATTTCGCAATAAATTCATGCCATACATTATATTCGCATTTTTATAATGATgcctaattaaatataattagtcCCAGAACCCATATTACGTATTAATACTTAATGTTAAGCAAGAATATTACATGTCCAAAACCTAAATATgtgcatatagtgcactatgtagagTGTGtaacataattatatattaaacagggagccatttgggattcatgCAGACAAGCTCAAGATGTC encodes:
- the LOC128319156 gene encoding uncharacterized protein LOC128319156, translating into MSSSRDLTTSLTTSSSLDLTSSSLDLTSSSLDLMSSSQVLTTSLTTSSSLDLTSSSLDLNSSSLDLSSSSLDLTSSSLDLTTSLTTSSSLDLTSSSLDLTSSSLELTSGSLDLTTSLTTSSSLDLTSSSLDLTCSSLDLTTRLTTSSSLDLTSSSLDLTSSSLDLTSSSLDLTSSSLDLTCSSLDLTSSSLDLTCSSLDLTTSLTTSSSLDLTSSSLDLTSSSLDLTSSSGLAAH